A genome region from Desulfovibrio sp. TomC includes the following:
- a CDS encoding class I fructose-bisphosphate aldolase: protein MINAITGYLGGEADSLLTHVCQTIAKESLHLPGPDYLDTIFTQTDRPLPVLRSMASLYGHGRLAGTGYMSILPVDQGIEHSAGASFAPNPIYFDPENIVKLAIEAGCNAVASTLGVLGSVARKYAHKIPFILKINHNELLSLPPIHDQTLFASVEQAYDMGAVAVGATVYFGSPECRRQIQEISEAFARAHDLGMACILWAYLRNPGFVKDGVDYHTSADLTGQANHLAATIGADIVKQKQPTNNGGYTAIGFGKTDKRVYSQLTTDHPIDLTRYQVANCYMGRIGLINSGGASGASDFPDAVATAVVNKRAGGMGLISGRKAFQRPMPEGVKLLHAIQDVYLCPEVTIA, encoded by the coding sequence ATGATCAATGCCATTACCGGATATCTCGGCGGCGAAGCCGATTCGCTTCTGACCCACGTCTGCCAAACCATTGCCAAGGAGTCCCTGCACCTGCCCGGCCCGGACTATCTGGACACGATATTTACCCAGACCGACCGGCCGTTGCCCGTGCTGCGGTCCATGGCCAGTCTGTATGGGCACGGCCGCCTGGCCGGCACCGGGTACATGTCGATTTTGCCCGTGGACCAGGGCATCGAACACTCGGCCGGGGCCTCGTTTGCCCCCAACCCCATCTATTTCGATCCGGAAAACATCGTCAAACTGGCCATTGAGGCCGGCTGCAACGCCGTGGCCTCGACCCTGGGCGTCCTTGGCAGCGTGGCCCGCAAATACGCCCACAAAATTCCCTTCATCCTGAAGATCAACCACAACGAGCTGCTCTCCCTGCCGCCCATCCACGACCAGACCCTGTTTGCCTCGGTGGAGCAGGCCTACGACATGGGGGCCGTGGCCGTTGGCGCGACCGTCTATTTCGGTTCGCCGGAATGCCGCCGCCAGATCCAGGAAATCTCCGAGGCCTTTGCCCGGGCCCACGACCTGGGCATGGCCTGCATCCTGTGGGCCTATCTGCGCAACCCCGGCTTCGTCAAAGACGGCGTGGATTACCACACGTCCGCCGACCTGACCGGCCAGGCCAACCATCTGGCCGCCACCATCGGGGCGGACATCGTCAAGCAAAAGCAGCCCACCAACAACGGCGGCTATACGGCCATCGGCTTTGGCAAGACCGACAAGCGGGTCTACAGCCAGCTGACCACCGACCATCCCATCGACCTCACCCGCTATCAGGTGGCCAACTGCTACATGGGCCGCATCGGCCTCATTAATTCCGGCGGCGCGTCGGGCGCGTCGGATTTCCCCGATGCCGTGGCCACGGCCGTGGTCAACAAGCGGGCCGGCGGCATGGGCCTCATTTCCGGCCGCAAGGCCTTCCAGCGGCCCATGCCCGAGGGCGTCAAGCTGTTACACGCCATTCAGGACGTCTACCTGTGCCCAGAGGTCACCATCGCCTAG